From a region of the Janthinobacterium sp. 61 genome:
- a CDS encoding very short patch repair endonuclease, which produces MADIVPPSVRSRMMSGIKGKNSQPEMLVRRMLFAAGFRFRLHRRDLPGTPDIVMPSRKIAIFVHGCFWHAHKECKYFKIPATRPDFWVEKLQANVDRDQRAFDALTAMGWRVLCVWECATRDRETVKTLSDRITAWINQDTPCGEIGRG; this is translated from the coding sequence ATGGCTGACATCGTGCCACCATCGGTCAGAAGTCGAATGATGTCCGGCATCAAGGGTAAGAACTCTCAGCCCGAGATGCTGGTCAGGCGTATGTTATTTGCCGCTGGATTCAGATTTCGGCTGCACCGACGCGACTTGCCAGGCACGCCCGACATTGTCATGCCAAGCCGAAAGATCGCCATATTTGTGCATGGCTGCTTTTGGCACGCTCACAAGGAATGCAAGTATTTTAAAATTCCGGCTACGCGGCCTGACTTCTGGGTTGAGAAACTGCAAGCCAATGTCGATCGAGACCAACGAGCCTTTGATGCGCTAACAGCCATGGGTTGGCGGGTTTTGTGTGTTTGGGAATGTGCCACTCGCGATCGAGAGACAGTCAAAACATTGTCCGACAGAATCACAGCGTGGATCAACCAAGACACCCCGTGCGGGGAAATTGGTCGAGGGTGA